Proteins found in one Exiguobacterium sp. 9-2 genomic segment:
- a CDS encoding glutaredoxin family protein, producing the protein MGLKRHRHLTLYSRPGCTLCEEAAILLDFVLDEFPEWTFEEVNIDQDEALSLRFLYEIPVVMHDEEIWSYGKFETETIRNRLLQKT; encoded by the coding sequence ATGGGATTAAAACGACACAGACACTTAACACTCTATTCACGTCCGGGATGTACGCTATGTGAAGAGGCCGCCATCTTACTCGACTTCGTACTCGATGAGTTTCCGGAATGGACATTCGAGGAAGTCAACATCGATCAGGATGAAGCGCTCAGTCTACGGTTCTTATATGAAATTCCGGTCGTCATGCATGACGAGGAAATCTGGAGTTATGGCAAATTTGAGACGGAAACGATAAGAAACCGCTTACTTCAAAAAACTTGA
- the eno gene encoding phosphopyruvate hydratase, whose translation MSMITEIYAREILDSRGNPTVEVEVYTEDGGFGRALVPSGASTGEHEAVELRDGDKARYLGKGVLKAVDNVNEKIAPEIIGYDVFDQAGIDKKMIDLDGTKNKGNFGANAILGVSMAAARAAADELGLPLYTYLGGFNAKTLPTPMMNIINGGSHADNNVDFQEFMIMPVGAPTFKEALRMGAEIFHALKSVLSGMGLNTAVGDEGGFAPNLKSNEEAITVILEAIEKAGYKAGEDVYLAMDVASSEFYDKAAGKYNLAGEGKVLSTEELVEFYAQLVDKYPIISIEDGCDENDWDGHKLLTDRIGHKVQLVGDDLFVTNTEKLAEGIEKGIANSILIKVNQIGTLTETFDAIEMAKKAGYTAVVSHRSGETEDSTIADIAVATNAGQIKTGSLSRTDRIAKYNQLLRIEDMLSDVAVYDGIKSFYNLKK comes from the coding sequence ATGTCAATGATTACAGAGATTTACGCACGCGAGATTCTTGATTCACGCGGTAACCCAACAGTAGAAGTAGAAGTTTATACAGAAGATGGCGGTTTCGGTCGCGCACTCGTACCATCAGGTGCATCAACTGGTGAGCACGAAGCAGTCGAACTCCGTGATGGCGACAAAGCACGTTACCTCGGAAAAGGTGTTTTGAAAGCTGTTGACAACGTCAACGAAAAAATCGCACCAGAAATCATCGGTTACGATGTCTTCGACCAAGCTGGAATCGACAAAAAGATGATCGATCTCGACGGTACGAAAAACAAAGGTAACTTCGGCGCTAACGCAATCCTTGGTGTTTCTATGGCTGCTGCACGTGCTGCTGCAGATGAGCTTGGTCTTCCACTTTACACGTACCTCGGTGGATTCAACGCGAAAACATTACCAACACCAATGATGAACATCATCAACGGTGGATCACACGCAGACAACAACGTGGACTTCCAAGAGTTCATGATCATGCCTGTCGGTGCTCCAACATTCAAAGAAGCACTTCGTATGGGTGCTGAAATCTTCCACGCGTTGAAATCAGTTCTTAGCGGAATGGGTCTTAACACAGCAGTTGGTGACGAGGGTGGATTCGCTCCAAACTTGAAATCAAACGAAGAAGCAATCACAGTTATCCTTGAAGCAATCGAAAAAGCTGGCTACAAAGCAGGCGAAGATGTTTACCTTGCAATGGACGTCGCTTCTTCTGAGTTCTACGATAAAGCAGCTGGAAAATACAACCTCGCTGGCGAAGGCAAAGTCCTTTCAACAGAAGAGCTTGTTGAATTCTACGCACAACTCGTTGACAAATACCCAATCATCTCAATCGAAGATGGTTGTGACGAAAACGACTGGGATGGTCACAAACTTCTTACAGATCGTATCGGACACAAAGTCCAACTCGTTGGGGATGACTTGTTCGTAACAAACACTGAGAAACTTGCTGAAGGTATCGAAAAAGGCATCGCTAACTCGATCCTCATCAAAGTTAACCAAATCGGTACGTTGACTGAAACATTCGACGCAATCGAAATGGCTAAAAAAGCTGGTTACACAGCTGTCGTTTCTCACCGTTCTGGTGAAACTGAAGATTCAACGATCGCTGACATCGCTGTTGCGACAAACGCTGGTCAAATCAAAACGGGTTCACTTTCACGTACAGACCGTATCGCGAAATACAACCAACTTCTCCGCATCGAAGACATGCTTTCAGACGTTGCTGTCTACGACGGAATCAAATCATTCTACAACCTCAAGAAGTAA
- the gap gene encoding type I glyceraldehyde-3-phosphate dehydrogenase, with protein sequence MAVKVGINGFGRIGRLALRQILQFDGIEVVAINDLTDTKMLAHLLKYDTTQGRFDGEVEVHDGYFLVNGKEIKTLANRNPEELPWGELGVDIVLECTGFFTDKEKAELHLKAGAKKVVISAPATGDMKTVVFNTNHEILDGTETVISGASCTTNCLAPMAKVLQDQFGIVEGLMTTIHAYTGDQNTLDAPHPKGDFRRARAAAANIVPNSTGAAKAIGLVLPELQGKLDGSAQRVPVATGSLTELVTVLDKKVSVEEINAAMKAAANESYGYTEDEIVSSDIVGISYGSLFDATQTKVMTVGDKQLVKTVAWYDNEMSYTSQLVRTLKHFAEIAK encoded by the coding sequence ATGGCAGTAAAAGTTGGTATTAACGGATTTGGACGTATCGGACGTTTGGCACTTCGTCAAATTCTTCAATTCGATGGAATCGAAGTAGTCGCGATCAACGACCTTACAGACACTAAAATGCTTGCACACCTTCTCAAATATGATACGACTCAAGGTCGTTTCGACGGCGAAGTTGAAGTACACGACGGTTACTTCCTCGTCAACGGTAAAGAAATCAAAACACTTGCTAACCGCAACCCAGAAGAACTCCCATGGGGCGAGCTCGGTGTTGACATCGTTCTCGAATGTACTGGTTTCTTCACAGACAAAGAAAAAGCTGAGCTTCACTTGAAAGCTGGCGCTAAAAAAGTCGTTATCTCTGCACCTGCAACTGGCGACATGAAAACAGTCGTCTTCAACACGAACCACGAAATCCTTGACGGAACTGAAACAGTTATCTCTGGTGCTTCATGTACTACTAACTGTCTCGCGCCAATGGCTAAAGTTCTCCAAGATCAGTTCGGAATCGTTGAAGGTCTCATGACTACGATCCACGCTTACACTGGTGACCAAAACACACTCGACGCTCCACACCCTAAAGGTGACTTCCGTCGTGCACGTGCGGCAGCAGCAAACATCGTTCCAAACTCAACTGGTGCTGCAAAAGCAATCGGTCTCGTTCTTCCAGAACTTCAAGGTAAACTTGACGGATCTGCACAACGTGTACCAGTCGCTACAGGTTCACTCACTGAGCTCGTAACTGTACTTGACAAAAAAGTTTCTGTAGAAGAAATCAACGCAGCAATGAAAGCAGCTGCTAACGAGTCTTACGGTTACACTGAAGACGAAATCGTTTCTTCTGACATCGTTGGTATCTCTTACGGATCACTCTTCGATGCAACTCAAACTAAAGTCATGACAGTCGGCGACAAACAACTCGTTAAAACAGTTGCTTGGTATGACAACGAAATGTCTTACACTAGCCAACTCGTTCGTACACTCAAACACTTCGCAGAAATCGCTAAGTAA
- a CDS encoding acyl-ACP desaturase, with protein MLNSDLDIRLEPRIQELYRLHKERSANIDWSYHEFIPWDKAMSFKRVPWDESQVTLPEGVIVAIETALLTEVNLPWYTSHLDYTFKNSMEVINDFVRTWTAEEDQHSNLLETYLLVTRNVNPTRLHQLRRRVVENGWFPDFTNPLATMAYTSLQELATLVFYNNVAKIAGAHDKDLATLLRRLAKDEALHYAFYRDTVKAHLELDPNFIVFFEDVIINFSMPGAVMPDFTERMKTIAVDTNYGPLQYFDQVLDVVVKYWGIADLEPTSEEAKQSQANIMKYHGRLKRIKERQERQLEKAKIDVSGGN; from the coding sequence ATGTTAAATTCAGATTTAGATATCCGTTTAGAACCACGCATTCAAGAGTTATATCGACTACACAAGGAGCGTTCAGCCAATATTGACTGGAGCTATCACGAGTTCATTCCGTGGGATAAGGCGATGTCATTCAAACGTGTTCCTTGGGACGAAAGCCAAGTCACGCTTCCAGAAGGCGTCATCGTAGCGATTGAGACGGCATTACTGACAGAGGTCAACTTACCGTGGTACACGTCGCATTTAGATTACACGTTCAAGAACTCAATGGAAGTCATCAATGATTTCGTCCGGACGTGGACAGCAGAAGAAGATCAGCACTCGAACTTACTCGAGACGTATTTACTCGTCACACGAAACGTCAATCCAACGCGCCTTCATCAATTAAGAAGACGTGTCGTTGAGAACGGCTGGTTCCCAGACTTCACGAACCCACTAGCGACAATGGCGTATACATCACTGCAAGAGTTAGCGACACTCGTCTTCTATAACAACGTTGCGAAAATCGCAGGGGCACACGACAAAGACTTAGCAACGTTACTCCGTCGTCTAGCGAAAGACGAAGCGCTCCATTATGCGTTCTATCGTGACACGGTCAAAGCACACTTAGAGCTCGACCCGAACTTCATCGTCTTCTTTGAAGATGTCATCATTAACTTCTCGATGCCGGGTGCTGTCATGCCGGACTTTACAGAACGCATGAAGACGATTGCCGTTGATACGAACTATGGACCCCTCCAATACTTCGACCAAGTATTAGATGTCGTCGTCAAATACTGGGGAATCGCTGATTTGGAGCCGACAAGCGAAGAAGCGAAACAATCACAAGCGAACATCATGAAGTATCATGGACGTTTGAAACGCATCAAGGAACGTCAAGAACGTCAACTCGAAAAAGCGAAAATCGACGTCTCAGGAGGCAATTGA
- a CDS encoding LacI family DNA-binding transcriptional regulator — MSTIREVAKAAHVSVATVSRVMNEKGYVSEKSRKAVLQAIKQLDYRPNRVARSLFQKRSGLIGLIVPDITNPFFPQLARAVEDMAHQHGFQVILCNTDEQFQKEREYIKSLEAMHVDGLIITTNYSNNPNYEELEVPVVALDRVLQGAIPTVTSNGYEGGKKAASFLLASGATELAVISGPSKLPTIKKRRDGFEEVAGTHLVASIESPFHFQGALDAANYLFDHYHCNGIFAASDVIAAATVQVAAERGITIPDELQVIGYDGIELGQMISPPLTTIAQPIYQMGELAAKLLIQRIEGTPIAAVHHELTVEIIERETTKRKDEEA; from the coding sequence ATGTCGACCATCCGGGAAGTAGCGAAAGCGGCCCATGTCTCCGTCGCGACGGTCTCACGCGTCATGAACGAAAAGGGTTATGTCAGTGAGAAATCGCGTAAGGCGGTGCTTCAGGCAATCAAACAATTGGACTATCGACCGAACCGAGTCGCGCGATCGTTGTTCCAAAAACGGTCCGGACTGATCGGATTGATCGTTCCAGACATCACGAACCCGTTCTTCCCACAACTCGCACGAGCTGTGGAAGATATGGCACATCAACATGGTTTTCAGGTCATTTTGTGTAACACAGACGAACAGTTTCAGAAAGAACGCGAATATATCAAGTCACTCGAGGCGATGCATGTCGACGGATTGATCATCACAACGAACTACTCAAACAATCCGAACTATGAAGAACTCGAAGTGCCGGTCGTAGCGTTAGACCGCGTGTTACAAGGAGCGATTCCGACGGTGACGTCAAACGGATACGAAGGCGGGAAAAAGGCAGCTTCGTTCTTACTTGCTTCTGGTGCGACGGAGCTAGCAGTCATCAGCGGTCCCTCGAAACTCCCGACGATCAAGAAACGCCGGGACGGCTTTGAGGAAGTCGCCGGAACCCATCTCGTCGCAAGCATCGAGTCACCGTTCCACTTTCAAGGAGCGCTCGATGCCGCGAACTATCTCTTTGATCACTATCACTGCAACGGCATTTTTGCCGCAAGCGATGTCATCGCTGCAGCAACGGTGCAAGTCGCTGCGGAACGCGGGATCACGATTCCGGACGAGCTACAAGTGATCGGCTATGACGGCATCGAACTCGGACAAATGATTTCACCACCGTTGACGACGATTGCGCAGCCGATCTATCAAATGGGAGAACTGGCGGCGAAACTTTTGATTCAGCGGATTGAAGGCACACCGATTGCCGCCGTTCATCATGAGTTGACAGTTGAGATCATCGAACGGGAAACGACGAAACGGAAGGATGAGGAAGCATGA
- a CDS encoding phosphoglycerate kinase → MNKKSIRDIDVQGKRVFTRVDFNVPLEDGKITDDTRIRAALPTIKHLIDGGAKVILASHMGRPKGEKNPEFSLAPVVARLSELLGKDIKLVEEAYGPVAEEAVNKLENGDVVVLENVRFYPGETKNDEELAKGFAKLADVFVNDAFGAAHRAHASTEGIAHHVDTAVAGLLIEKELQVLGKALSNPDRPFTAIIGGSKVADKIGVIDHLLDIVDTLIIGGGLSYTFLTARGIEVGTSLLEVDKIDQAKEFMKKAEEKGVKFLMPIDCVITKEFGEETYVGPRDITEIPADHMSLDIGPKTVELYAEAIKNSKLVVWNGPMGVFELDKYANGTKGVAQALADSDAYSIIGGGDSAAAAEKFGLADKMSHISTGGGASLEFMEGKALPGVEALNDK, encoded by the coding sequence ATGAATAAGAAATCGATTCGCGACATCGATGTACAAGGAAAACGCGTATTTACACGCGTGGATTTCAACGTACCGTTGGAAGACGGTAAAATCACGGATGACACACGGATCCGTGCTGCACTCCCAACGATCAAACACTTGATCGACGGCGGAGCAAAAGTCATTCTCGCTAGCCACATGGGTCGTCCAAAAGGCGAAAAGAACCCTGAGTTCTCACTTGCACCTGTCGTAGCACGCCTCAGCGAATTGCTTGGTAAAGACATCAAGCTCGTTGAAGAAGCATACGGTCCAGTTGCAGAAGAAGCAGTCAACAAACTCGAAAACGGCGATGTCGTCGTCTTAGAGAACGTTCGCTTCTACCCTGGTGAAACGAAAAATGACGAAGAGCTCGCTAAAGGATTCGCGAAACTCGCTGACGTCTTCGTCAACGACGCGTTCGGCGCAGCACACCGTGCACACGCATCGACAGAAGGTATCGCACACCATGTCGACACTGCAGTTGCCGGTCTTCTCATCGAAAAAGAACTTCAAGTTCTCGGTAAAGCTCTTTCTAACCCAGATCGTCCGTTCACGGCAATCATCGGTGGTTCGAAAGTAGCGGATAAAATCGGTGTCATCGATCACTTACTCGACATCGTCGATACGTTGATCATCGGTGGCGGCTTATCGTACACGTTCCTCACAGCTCGTGGTATCGAAGTCGGTACTTCACTTCTTGAGGTCGATAAAATCGACCAAGCGAAGGAATTCATGAAGAAAGCAGAAGAAAAAGGCGTTAAGTTCCTCATGCCAATCGACTGTGTCATCACGAAGGAATTCGGAGAAGAAACATATGTCGGACCACGTGACATCACAGAGATCCCAGCAGATCACATGTCACTTGATATCGGTCCAAAAACGGTTGAACTCTATGCAGAGGCAATCAAGAACTCGAAACTCGTCGTCTGGAACGGACCGATGGGCGTATTCGAACTCGATAAATACGCAAACGGTACAAAAGGTGTCGCGCAAGCTCTTGCGGACAGTGATGCGTACTCAATCATCGGCGGTGGCGACTCAGCTGCTGCGGCAGAGAAATTCGGTCTTGCTGACAAAATGAGCCACATCTCTACAGGTGGTGGAGCAAGTCTCGAATTCATGGAAGGGAAAGCTCTTCCTGGTGTCGAAGCGCTAAACGACAAGTAA
- a CDS encoding sugar-binding transcriptional regulator produces the protein MIRQLVQIQKRIVPDLIEEMQTRYDILHYVRLMQPIGRRTLATSLGLTERVLRREVDFLKQQDLLEVATQGMSLTDEGRNVLRSMHSIMGELAGISDMAKALKERLGVRDVVIVPGDSDETFWVQRDMGRATVARLKRELSSDHHNTIAVTGGTTMASVAAMMSPDKEHRPMTFVPARGGLGETLELQANTVCSRMASRAQSDYHLLHIPDMVSTETFVKMIEEPSIKNVLQMIKGASIVVHGIGEAKTMAKRRRASEDLLTRLEHEQAVAEAFGYYFDRDGNIVHRVKTVGLQLADLKQVEHVIVVAGGHSKAEAINAYVKQSPDIILITDEGAAASILKG, from the coding sequence ATGATTCGGCAGTTAGTCCAGATCCAAAAACGAATCGTGCCTGATCTGATCGAAGAAATGCAGACACGCTACGACATCCTTCATTACGTACGACTGATGCAACCAATCGGACGACGTACGCTTGCGACAAGCCTTGGCTTGACGGAACGCGTCTTACGGCGGGAAGTTGACTTCTTGAAGCAGCAAGACCTCTTAGAGGTCGCGACGCAAGGGATGTCCTTGACAGATGAAGGACGAAACGTTCTTCGCAGCATGCACAGCATCATGGGAGAACTCGCAGGGATCTCAGACATGGCGAAAGCCTTAAAAGAGAGACTTGGAGTACGGGACGTCGTCATCGTACCGGGTGATTCCGATGAAACCTTCTGGGTACAACGAGACATGGGGCGGGCGACCGTCGCACGACTCAAACGAGAGCTTTCTTCAGACCATCACAATACGATCGCTGTCACAGGCGGTACGACGATGGCTTCCGTCGCGGCGATGATGTCGCCAGACAAGGAACACCGTCCGATGACGTTCGTTCCGGCACGCGGAGGACTGGGAGAAACGCTCGAACTACAAGCGAACACAGTATGCTCACGGATGGCGTCACGCGCTCAAAGTGATTATCATCTGCTTCACATCCCGGACATGGTCAGTACAGAGACGTTCGTCAAGATGATTGAAGAGCCGAGCATAAAAAATGTGCTTCAAATGATTAAAGGTGCTTCAATCGTGGTACATGGAATTGGTGAGGCGAAAACGATGGCAAAACGTCGTCGCGCGTCTGAGGATCTCCTGACCCGACTGGAACATGAACAGGCAGTAGCGGAAGCATTCGGATATTACTTCGACCGAGACGGGAACATCGTGCACCGGGTCAAGACGGTTGGTCTCCAACTGGCTGACTTGAAGCAAGTCGAACACGTCATCGTCGTCGCAGGTGGTCATTCGAAGGCAGAAGCGATCAACGCCTATGTCAAACAGTCGCCGGACATCATCCTGATCACGGATGAAGGCGCAGCAGCTTCGATTTTGAAAGGGTAA
- the rbsK gene encoding ribokinase, giving the protein MKQISVIGSISMDLVVESKRRPGAGETVIGDAFHTVPGGKGANQAVAVARLGSTVEMIGCVGSDANGEAIRENFKTQGVQTTHLQTIEGERTGTAHITLAEGDNSIVVVQSANQHVKFADDTLAPILADSEIILLQLEIPIETVETVAREAHAAGIPVVLNPAPAMSLSPELIEHVTYLTPNEHECGLIFGQDQPIEHWLMEYPNKLIVTEGSRGARFYDGESIVTIPAIETIVVDTTGAGDTFNGALAVALTEGQPLVEAIRFANRAAGLSIRALGAQGGMPTREQMEGDA; this is encoded by the coding sequence ATGAAACAAATCAGTGTCATCGGCAGTATCTCGATGGATCTCGTCGTCGAAAGTAAACGCCGCCCAGGCGCAGGCGAAACGGTCATCGGGGATGCCTTTCATACCGTACCGGGCGGAAAAGGGGCGAACCAAGCAGTGGCGGTCGCGCGTCTCGGCAGTACCGTCGAAATGATCGGTTGCGTCGGCAGTGACGCAAACGGTGAAGCGATTCGCGAAAACTTCAAAACGCAAGGAGTACAGACGACACACTTGCAAACGATTGAAGGCGAACGGACGGGAACGGCACATATCACGCTCGCTGAAGGCGATAACTCGATCGTCGTCGTTCAGTCTGCTAATCAACATGTGAAATTTGCGGATGATACACTCGCGCCGATTCTCGCAGACAGTGAAATCATCTTACTCCAGCTCGAGATTCCAATCGAAACGGTCGAGACCGTTGCTCGCGAAGCACATGCAGCCGGCATTCCAGTCGTCTTGAATCCAGCACCGGCGATGTCACTCAGTCCGGAATTGATTGAACACGTCACATACTTAACGCCAAACGAACATGAATGTGGCTTGATCTTCGGACAAGACCAGCCAATCGAACATTGGTTGATGGAATATCCGAATAAATTGATCGTGACCGAAGGCAGTCGCGGGGCACGCTTCTACGACGGTGAGTCGATCGTGACGATTCCAGCGATCGAGACGATCGTCGTTGATACGACAGGAGCAGGGGATACGTTCAACGGTGCCTTAGCCGTTGCGTTAACGGAAGGACAACCGCTCGTCGAGGCAATTCGTTTCGCGAACCGGGCAGCCGGCTTATCGATTCGCGCGCTTGGCGCTCAAGGCGGCATGCCAACACGGGAACAGATGGAGGGAGACGCATGA
- the tpiA gene encoding triose-phosphate isomerase, producing the protein MRKPIIAGNWKMNLTLKDAVAFVEEVKGAVPASTTVDAAVCAPAVFLAHLTEAAAGTDLKIGAQNMYDKESGAFTGEISPLMLKELDVTYVILGHSERREYFGETDAFINSKAKKAFEHGLVPIVCVGETLEEREGGKFEDVIREQTANSLKGLTVDQVKNLVVAYEPVWAIGTGKSATEQDAQDSCKFVRDVVAAEFGAEAAEAVRIQYGGSVKPENIKEYMAQPDIDGALVGGASLETGSFLKLLEAI; encoded by the coding sequence ATGCGTAAACCAATTATCGCAGGTAACTGGAAGATGAATCTGACGCTCAAGGATGCAGTCGCATTCGTTGAGGAAGTCAAAGGAGCTGTACCTGCTTCGACGACAGTCGACGCAGCCGTCTGTGCGCCAGCAGTATTCTTGGCACACTTGACAGAAGCAGCAGCTGGTACGGATCTTAAGATTGGTGCTCAAAACATGTACGACAAAGAGAGCGGTGCGTTCACTGGTGAAATCAGCCCGCTCATGCTCAAAGAACTCGACGTGACATACGTCATCCTCGGTCACTCTGAGCGTCGTGAGTACTTCGGCGAAACAGATGCGTTCATCAACAGCAAAGCGAAAAAAGCGTTCGAGCACGGTCTCGTTCCAATCGTTTGTGTAGGTGAAACACTGGAAGAGCGTGAAGGCGGCAAGTTCGAAGACGTCATCCGCGAACAGACAGCAAACAGCCTTAAAGGTCTTACTGTCGACCAAGTGAAAAATCTCGTCGTTGCTTACGAGCCTGTCTGGGCAATCGGAACAGGTAAATCAGCGACAGAACAAGATGCACAAGATTCTTGTAAATTCGTCCGTGACGTCGTTGCAGCTGAATTCGGTGCTGAAGCAGCAGAAGCTGTCCGCATCCAATACGGTGGTAGCGTCAAACCGGAAAACATCAAAGAATATATGGCTCAACCAGACATCGACGGCGCGCTCGTCGGCGGTGCAAGTCTTGAGACAGGATCGTTCCTCAAACTGTTGGAGGCGATTTAA
- the gpmI gene encoding 2,3-bisphosphoglycerate-independent phosphoglycerate mutase produces MKKRPVALIILDGFGMRDEEFGNAVTAANKPNFDRYWGQYPHTLLNAKGEYVGLPEGQMGNSEVGHLNIGAGRVVYQSLSRINNAVKDRSFFSRQAMNDAAGHVKKYGSALHIFGLVSDGGIHSHINHLYAVLEFAKLHEIEKVYLHAFTDGRDCDPQSGAGFLRDAQAKMDELNVGQFASISGRYYAMDRDNRWERVKKVYDVITFGEGPTTKDPIGMVEASYKQDVTDEFIEPTVVVQEDGTPVAPIHDNDAIVFFNYRPDRAIQLSKVYKEKGGFDGFEIPDNAPKNLLLVSMTKYSDAIDTDIVFPPEDIKNTLGETLSKQGLKQLRIAETEKYPHVTFFFNGQREEPYEGEDRILIPSPKVATYDLKPEMSVYEVTDALVDAINSDKHDAIILNFANPDMVGHSGMLEPTKKAIEAVDECLGKVVDLILSKGGAAVITADHGNADKVLNADGSKMTAHTTEPVPCIVTVEDVELLEPLTGALADLAPTVLDLLGADQPAEMTGKSIVLKK; encoded by the coding sequence ATGAAAAAACGTCCAGTCGCACTGATCATCCTTGATGGTTTTGGTATGCGTGACGAGGAGTTCGGAAATGCCGTTACGGCGGCAAACAAACCGAACTTCGACCGTTACTGGGGTCAATACCCGCATACGTTGTTGAATGCGAAAGGTGAATACGTCGGTTTGCCTGAAGGTCAAATGGGGAACTCAGAAGTGGGTCACCTGAACATCGGTGCAGGTCGCGTCGTCTATCAATCGCTATCCCGAATCAACAACGCGGTCAAGGATCGCTCGTTCTTCTCGCGTCAAGCGATGAACGATGCGGCAGGTCACGTGAAGAAATACGGTTCAGCGCTTCATATCTTCGGTTTGGTCTCTGACGGTGGAATCCACAGTCACATCAACCACTTATATGCGGTGCTCGAATTCGCGAAACTTCACGAAATCGAAAAAGTCTACCTCCATGCTTTCACGGACGGTCGTGACTGCGACCCACAATCGGGTGCTGGTTTCCTCCGTGACGCGCAAGCGAAGATGGATGAATTGAATGTCGGACAATTCGCGAGTATCTCTGGTCGCTACTATGCGATGGATCGCGATAACCGTTGGGAGCGCGTCAAGAAAGTCTATGACGTCATCACGTTCGGTGAAGGTCCAACGACGAAGGATCCAATCGGCATGGTTGAAGCTTCGTACAAACAAGACGTAACGGATGAGTTCATCGAACCAACTGTTGTCGTGCAGGAAGACGGTACGCCAGTCGCACCGATCCACGATAACGATGCGATCGTGTTCTTCAACTATCGTCCTGACCGTGCGATTCAGCTTTCGAAAGTCTACAAAGAAAAAGGTGGCTTCGACGGTTTCGAAATTCCGGACAACGCACCGAAGAACCTGCTACTCGTCTCAATGACGAAGTACTCGGATGCGATTGATACGGACATCGTATTCCCGCCTGAAGACATCAAAAATACGCTTGGTGAGACATTGTCAAAACAAGGTCTCAAACAGCTACGCATCGCGGAAACGGAAAAGTATCCGCACGTCACGTTCTTCTTCAACGGACAACGTGAAGAACCATACGAAGGGGAAGATCGGATCTTGATCCCTTCACCAAAAGTCGCGACATACGACTTGAAACCGGAGATGAGCGTCTATGAAGTTACAGATGCCCTCGTCGACGCAATCAACTCGGACAAACACGACGCGATCATCCTCAACTTCGCTAACCCGGATATGGTCGGTCACTCGGGTATGCTCGAGCCGACGAAAAAGGCGATCGAAGCTGTCGATGAGTGTCTTGGGAAAGTCGTTGACTTGATTCTCAGCAAAGGCGGCGCGGCAGTCATCACGGCTGACCACGGGAACGCGGATAAAGTCCTCAATGCGGACGGCAGTAAGATGACGGCGCATACGACAGAACCCGTTCCATGTATCGTGACGGTCGAGGACGTCGAACTCCTTGAACCACTCACAGGTGCACTCGCTGACCTCGCACCAACGGTCCTTGATCTCCTCGGAGCGGACCAACCAGCAGAGATGACTGGTAAATCGATCGTATTGAAGAAATAA